A section of the Pedobacter sp. HDW13 genome encodes:
- a CDS encoding IucA/IucC family siderophore biosynthesis protein gives MNYNNFDQIKPLKKEIWDKVNLNYIAKSIVELMHEKLAEPALVGSSTPGWNDYHLATDSAAIYYTFSGQERALDYLHIDKKSIKKFVNGESVAVNNAPAFYTELQQTFGIKPFTLAHFIEETLNTLYADAYIHEKGRLSADELANADYQTIEHQMDGHPWATINKGRIGFNHSDQGKYAPEAAQKTRLAWLAVHHSRASFKSIESISAFSFYNEELSLKQVHDFNQVLLEQQLQPTDYFFIPVHEWQWNNKIVLQLAHDIALQLIVPVGLGADEYMCQNSIRTFFNVSEPKKHYVKTAISILNTSIFRGLSPKKLAIAPRVTQWAKDMLQGDEYLKQTRVVLLGEVATVAYTHPQYSEIPGSPYQYQEFLGAIWRESAENYLLEDETIMTMASLLYVDDQGKSMVQALIEKSGLDAAIWLNAYLSAYLKPILRIFYKHAFFFSPHGENTILVMKNGVPERIIIKDFVEEIVLTDESKAKLPEDLVDVLREINDELAPLFILSGIFDAVFRYLGNIFHSYVGLDEKQFWRQVADVILAFQQENPELSSKFEKFDLFVPEFIRVCINRVRLLTHGYSESTDVPVPELIGTLVNPAAEALREDVLA, from the coding sequence ATGAATTACAACAACTTTGATCAAATAAAACCTTTAAAAAAAGAAATCTGGGATAAGGTAAATCTCAACTATATCGCTAAATCGATAGTCGAACTGATGCATGAAAAACTGGCCGAACCTGCGTTGGTAGGCAGCAGTACACCGGGCTGGAATGATTACCATTTAGCCACCGACAGTGCAGCGATTTACTACACCTTTTCGGGTCAGGAACGTGCACTCGATTACCTGCATATCGACAAAAAGAGCATTAAAAAATTTGTAAACGGTGAAAGCGTGGCGGTAAATAATGCACCGGCATTTTACACTGAGCTGCAGCAAACCTTCGGTATTAAACCTTTTACGCTGGCACATTTTATAGAAGAAACCTTAAATACCCTTTATGCCGATGCCTACATTCACGAAAAAGGCAGGTTAAGCGCCGATGAACTGGCCAATGCAGATTACCAAACGATAGAACACCAAATGGATGGTCACCCATGGGCAACCATTAACAAAGGCCGTATAGGTTTTAACCATAGCGATCAGGGTAAATATGCGCCCGAAGCGGCACAAAAAACGCGCCTGGCCTGGCTGGCGGTACACCATAGCAGGGCATCGTTTAAAAGCATTGAAAGTATTTCGGCATTTTCTTTCTACAATGAAGAGCTAAGCTTAAAACAGGTACACGATTTTAATCAGGTGCTTTTGGAGCAACAGTTGCAACCTACCGATTATTTCTTTATCCCGGTGCACGAATGGCAGTGGAACAATAAAATTGTGCTTCAACTGGCGCATGATATTGCCCTCCAGTTAATTGTACCGGTTGGTTTGGGCGCAGATGAGTATATGTGCCAAAACAGTATCCGTACCTTTTTTAATGTAAGCGAACCTAAAAAACATTATGTAAAAACGGCCATTTCTATTTTAAACACTTCCATTTTCAGGGGCCTATCGCCTAAAAAACTGGCTATTGCACCAAGGGTAACCCAATGGGCTAAAGATATGTTGCAAGGCGATGAATACCTGAAACAAACCCGCGTTGTGCTTTTGGGCGAGGTGGCTACCGTAGCCTATACACACCCGCAGTATAGCGAAATTCCCGGATCCCCTTACCAATACCAGGAGTTTTTAGGTGCTATTTGGCGCGAAAGTGCCGAAAATTACCTACTAGAAGACGAAACCATCATGACCATGGCCAGCTTGCTTTATGTAGATGATCAGGGCAAGAGCATGGTGCAGGCATTGATCGAAAAATCGGGACTGGATGCTGCGATCTGGTTAAATGCTTATTTATCGGCTTACTTAAAACCCATACTCCGCATATTTTACAAACATGCCTTCTTCTTTAGTCCGCATGGCGAAAATACCATACTGGTTATGAAGAACGGTGTACCTGAAAGGATTATCATCAAAGATTTTGTGGAAGAAATTGTACTCACCGACGAATCGAAAGCTAAATTACCAGAAGACCTGGTGGATGTTTTAAGAGAAATTAACGATGAACTTGCTCCCCTGTTTATCCTCTCGGGCATTTTTGATGCGGTTTTCAGGTATCTGGGCAATATTTTTCACAGCTATGTGGGTTTGGATGAGAAGCAGTTTTGGCGCCAAGTGGCAGATGTAATTTTAGCTTTCCAGCAGGAAAATCCTGAATTATCTTCCAAATTCGAAAAATTCGATCTGTTTGTGCCTGAGTTTATCCGCGTATGCATTAACCGAGTAAGGTTACTTACCCATGGTTACAGTGAAAGTACTGATGTACCTGTACCGGAATTGATTGGTACGTTGGTGAATCCGGCAGCGGAGGCTTTGAGGGAAGATGTTTTAGCATAA
- a CDS encoding lysine N(6)-hydroxylase/L-ornithine N(5)-oxygenase family protein: protein MQNQKIYDIVGIGIGPFNLGLAALCAPISGLSTLFLDQASEFNWHPGMMLSDATLQVPFMADLVTLADPTSAYSFLNYLKQTDRLYKFYIREDFFVLRKEYNAYCKWAISHLPNCQFEQKVTAIHYQDGIYKVERINLNTGTTETVFTKKIVLGTGTGPKVPDFVKPALHQNAIHSSEYLQFKQSILQQKTVTVVGSGQSAAEIFYDLLPETENGLQLKWFTRPDRFFPMEYSKLTLELTSPEYVDHFYNLSDAKRKQLLSKQNSLFKGINFDLINQIFDKLYELSVDGEQINAALMPNCQLNNLNAKDNGTYKLDFYHTESEKNFSVDTNFVVLATGYKYNEPAFLSPIQERIGRNADGLFQVHRNYAIDVNGDEIFVQNAELHTHGFVTPDLGMGAYRNASIINAALGFEIYKVEKRIAFQQFSIPDEKPENEFAEEQMQFIVGRDL, encoded by the coding sequence ATGCAGAACCAGAAAATATATGATATCGTAGGCATTGGCATTGGCCCCTTTAATTTGGGACTTGCCGCCTTGTGCGCGCCTATTAGTGGTTTATCTACCTTGTTTTTAGATCAGGCCAGTGAATTTAACTGGCACCCGGGCATGATGCTGAGCGATGCTACCCTGCAGGTTCCTTTTATGGCTGATCTGGTAACTTTGGCCGACCCAACCAGTGCGTACAGTTTTTTAAACTACCTGAAACAAACCGATCGTTTGTATAAATTTTACATCAGGGAAGATTTTTTTGTGTTGCGCAAAGAGTATAATGCCTATTGCAAATGGGCCATCAGCCACCTTCCTAACTGCCAGTTTGAGCAAAAAGTTACGGCAATACATTACCAAGATGGCATTTACAAGGTAGAGCGGATTAACCTAAACACCGGAACAACTGAAACCGTTTTTACCAAAAAAATTGTACTCGGAACCGGAACAGGGCCAAAAGTACCCGACTTTGTTAAGCCTGCCCTGCACCAAAATGCGATACACTCTTCAGAGTACCTCCAGTTTAAGCAAAGCATTTTACAGCAAAAAACCGTAACCGTAGTGGGTTCGGGGCAAAGTGCTGCAGAGATTTTCTACGATCTTTTACCGGAAACAGAGAACGGACTGCAACTAAAATGGTTTACGCGTCCCGACCGGTTTTTCCCAATGGAATATTCGAAACTAACGCTGGAATTAACTTCGCCAGAGTATGTAGACCATTTTTACAACCTGAGCGATGCCAAACGAAAGCAGTTGCTAAGTAAACAAAATTCGCTATTTAAAGGCATTAACTTCGATCTGATTAACCAGATATTCGATAAACTGTATGAGTTGAGTGTAGATGGCGAACAAATAAATGCAGCACTGATGCCCAACTGCCAGCTGAACAATTTAAACGCCAAAGATAACGGTACTTACAAGCTCGATTTTTACCATACTGAAAGCGAGAAAAACTTTAGTGTAGATACGAATTTTGTGGTACTGGCTACCGGCTATAAGTATAACGAGCCTGCGTTTTTAAGTCCTATTCAAGAACGCATAGGCCGAAATGCCGACGGACTGTTCCAGGTGCACCGCAATTATGCCATTGATGTAAACGGAGATGAAATTTTTGTTCAGAATGCCGAACTGCATACCCACGGTTTTGTAACTCCCGATTTGGGCATGGGTGCTTATCGCAATGCTTCCATTATCAATGCCGCATTGGGATTCGAAATTTACAAGGTAGAAAAACGCATTGCCTTCCAGCAGTTTAGCATCCCAGATGAAAAACCGGAGAATGAATTTGCAGAGGAACAAATGCAATTTATAGTTGGTCGGGATTTGTAA
- a CDS encoding GNAT family N-acetyltransferase has product METNTLDLIKLQQISEETNFNALLNSYCREFTNWTRYAGIPKYDAPLANYLSTTSDRLHIRLDFSSIGYEVYAPLKFYADSGRHVFNFPVVARGIETNTITAIDIYRFMELAVQFSTAEFPDTAADLVKQRLANSVENLQQFLSFFQQNGKPVNFAKMNFISAEQSLFLGHNAHPLPKGRSGFNSTDELFKYSPETKGSFQLSYFLIAAANINEKNAEGFDITDLFRIELLETTNTETITILDRYPNHKVVPMHPWEADYLLDQPAVQAMRAEKLLVYLGQFGDAYTPTSSVRTVYNAASDWMLKFSLHVKITNSQRVNLVRELHRGYDVSKLLKTTLGKAAKAEFPEIEFITDPAFITVNYQGQNIDGFNISIRHNPFKGEEAEKNVTLLAALCQDGLLGQKPRLVHVIEEASISKNKSLAHTAVNWFKQYLHLCVTPIVGLYNNYGMAFEFHQQNVMVELDKDFYPAKLYFRDNQGYFFSDSKAEALQQAYPEIAAESGSIIPNAYIIPKLTYYLLINNILGVVNALASNNLADEKTLIDLVYLEFKQFENSDTTGLVDYIINRRSWEVKGNLLTNLCNIDEASAPIDNPAIYREFPNPLSKYLFAENLIKPQSKEVLYSRYFPKEDVTINIRPFDIDRDLEMVHDWFNQEHAKPIWKMDGPIKGLELFYRTLLPNDASHSFIGEINGEPTFTIEPYWPMRDGVGACYEALTTDYGAHLLIAPTEKDKKYSFETGQALMDFIFEQKEVGKCIGEAAVESRAMHIFVTRLGFKLEKVIQMPYKMANLTFCYRDWYWEKFPEAKAYAQAKLSPFETEEA; this is encoded by the coding sequence ATGGAAACGAATACGTTAGACTTAATCAAGCTTCAGCAGATTTCAGAAGAAACTAACTTTAATGCGCTCCTTAACAGTTATTGCCGCGAATTTACCAACTGGACCCGTTATGCAGGTATCCCGAAATACGACGCACCACTGGCTAACTACCTGTCTACTACATCAGACCGTTTGCATATCAGGCTTGATTTTAGCAGCATTGGTTACGAGGTATATGCCCCATTAAAGTTTTATGCAGATAGCGGCCGGCATGTTTTTAATTTCCCGGTTGTAGCACGCGGTATTGAAACAAATACAATTACTGCCATTGATATTTATCGCTTTATGGAATTAGCGGTGCAGTTCAGCACAGCTGAGTTTCCGGATACAGCTGCCGACCTGGTAAAACAACGTTTAGCCAATAGTGTAGAAAACCTTCAGCAATTTCTTTCGTTCTTTCAGCAAAATGGCAAACCGGTAAACTTTGCTAAAATGAACTTTATATCGGCAGAACAATCGCTGTTTTTAGGTCATAATGCCCATCCTCTACCCAAGGGCCGGTCGGGTTTTAACAGTACTGACGAGCTTTTTAAATATTCGCCCGAAACAAAAGGCAGTTTCCAGCTTAGTTATTTCTTAATTGCGGCAGCCAATATCAATGAAAAAAATGCCGAAGGTTTCGATATTACTGATTTGTTCAGGATTGAACTTTTAGAGACGACAAATACAGAAACAATAACAATACTTGATCGGTACCCTAACCACAAAGTGGTGCCCATGCATCCCTGGGAAGCGGATTACCTGCTTGACCAACCTGCTGTACAAGCCATGCGAGCGGAAAAATTGCTGGTTTACCTCGGGCAATTTGGCGATGCCTATACCCCAACCTCATCGGTTAGAACCGTGTACAATGCAGCGAGCGATTGGATGCTTAAATTTTCGCTCCATGTTAAAATCACCAATTCGCAACGCGTTAACCTGGTTAGAGAACTGCACCGTGGTTACGATGTAAGTAAACTTTTAAAAACCACTTTGGGCAAAGCGGCAAAAGCCGAATTCCCTGAAATTGAATTCATTACCGATCCGGCTTTTATTACGGTAAATTATCAGGGGCAAAACATCGATGGCTTTAATATCAGTATCAGGCACAATCCGTTTAAGGGCGAAGAAGCAGAGAAAAACGTAACCCTGCTTGCTGCCTTATGTCAGGATGGCTTGCTGGGCCAAAAACCAAGATTGGTACATGTGATTGAAGAGGCATCGATCAGTAAAAACAAGAGCCTTGCTCATACCGCAGTAAACTGGTTTAAACAATACCTGCACCTGTGCGTAACGCCTATTGTTGGCCTGTACAACAATTACGGAATGGCTTTCGAATTTCACCAGCAAAACGTAATGGTAGAGCTGGATAAGGATTTTTATCCGGCCAAATTGTACTTCAGAGACAACCAGGGCTATTTCTTTAGCGATAGCAAAGCTGAAGCCCTGCAACAGGCATATCCCGAAATTGCAGCAGAAAGCGGTTCTATTATACCGAATGCGTATATCATTCCGAAACTGACTTATTATTTACTCATTAACAATATTTTAGGCGTAGTAAATGCGCTGGCCAGCAATAACCTGGCTGACGAAAAGACTTTAATCGACCTGGTTTATTTAGAGTTTAAACAATTTGAAAACAGCGATACTACGGGTTTGGTAGATTATATTATTAACCGCCGCAGCTGGGAAGTTAAAGGCAACCTGCTTACCAACCTCTGCAATATCGACGAAGCCAGCGCACCGATTGATAATCCGGCCATTTACCGCGAATTCCCGAATCCCCTCTCAAAATATCTGTTTGCTGAAAACCTGATTAAACCACAAAGCAAAGAGGTGCTATACAGCCGATATTTCCCGAAAGAAGATGTGACGATTAACATCCGTCCTTTTGATATAGACCGTGATCTGGAAATGGTGCACGACTGGTTTAACCAGGAACATGCCAAACCCATCTGGAAAATGGATGGCCCGATTAAAGGGTTAGAGCTTTTTTACCGCACATTACTGCCTAACGATGCCTCGCACAGTTTTATTGGCGAGATAAACGGCGAACCCACCTTCACCATAGAACCTTACTGGCCTATGCGCGATGGCGTAGGCGCTTGTTACGAGGCATTAACTACTGATTATGGTGCGCACCTGCTCATTGCCCCAACCGAAAAAGACAAAAAGTACAGTTTTGAAACCGGCCAGGCTTTAATGGATTTCATTTTTGAGCAGAAAGAGGTAGGCAAATGCATCGGCGAAGCTGCTGTTGAAAGTCGCGCCATGCACATTTTTGTAACCCGACTCGGCTTTAAGCTTGAAAAAGTAATCCAGATGCCATACAAAATGGCCAACCTTACCTTTTGCTACCGCGACTGGTACTGGGAAAAATTCCCCGAAGCCAAAGCTTATGCTCAGGCCAAATTATCACCATTTGAAACGGAGGAAGCCTAA
- a CDS encoding aspartate aminotransferase family protein produces MFTSDLEKQDLIDFLTESPAKEIFHHENEAEYLHAVGKVTQAVKKFLNHNQQPFSGVSPVKLKPLFDAIEFEKTHDNYDALLKEVEQLYTNHAIAFHHPTYIAHLNCPIVIPAVAAEVMISAINSSIDTWDQSSGGTLIEQKLIEWTCDQIGYGKKADGIFTSGGTQSNLMGLLLARDHYAITALNHNIKVNGLPAEASRFRIFVSEKAHFSIQKNASLLGLGEKAVIKIKTDRSFRMNTVLLEDAIKRELAQGNIPIAIVGTAGTTDFGNVDPLQQLGAISQKYNTWFHIDAAYGCGLLLTDKYRNLLNGIELAHSVTVDYHKSFFQPVSSSGFLVRDKHFFNLITHHADYLNPKDHDDDGLPNQVNKSIQTTRRFDALKLWFTLRMMGRDKLGGYFDTIIETAAEIASLLQADHDIELMNESDISALVFRYRPKNVQLDVCAMNQYIKKTMFNQGKALVAGTKINQQFYLKFTLLNPLTTISDIENIIKIIKKHGNEYVRLNQASADFRRN; encoded by the coding sequence ATGTTTACATCAGACCTAGAAAAACAGGACCTCATCGATTTCCTTACGGAGAGCCCGGCTAAGGAAATCTTTCACCACGAAAACGAAGCAGAGTACCTGCATGCGGTTGGCAAAGTTACCCAGGCGGTAAAAAAATTCCTGAACCACAACCAGCAGCCCTTTAGCGGTGTATCGCCAGTCAAACTGAAACCCTTATTCGATGCCATCGAATTTGAAAAAACGCACGACAATTACGACGCTTTACTGAAAGAAGTTGAACAGCTTTACACCAACCACGCTATTGCTTTTCATCACCCTACCTACATTGCGCACTTAAACTGTCCCATTGTTATCCCGGCTGTTGCCGCAGAAGTGATGATTTCGGCCATCAACTCCTCTATCGATACCTGGGATCAAAGCTCTGGGGGCACTTTAATTGAGCAAAAATTAATTGAGTGGACCTGCGATCAGATTGGTTATGGCAAAAAAGCCGACGGCATTTTTACCAGCGGCGGTACGCAGAGTAATTTAATGGGGCTTTTACTGGCCAGAGATCATTACGCCATTACCGCCCTGAACCACAACATTAAAGTAAATGGCCTGCCTGCCGAGGCTTCGCGCTTCAGGATTTTTGTTTCTGAAAAAGCACATTTCAGTATTCAGAAAAATGCCTCGCTGTTAGGTCTGGGTGAAAAAGCAGTCATCAAGATTAAAACCGATCGCAGTTTCAGGATGAATACGGTTTTGCTTGAAGACGCTATAAAAAGAGAACTTGCACAGGGAAATATACCAATTGCCATTGTAGGTACGGCGGGCACCACCGATTTTGGTAATGTAGATCCGCTGCAGCAACTGGGCGCCATTAGCCAAAAATACAATACCTGGTTCCACATTGATGCGGCTTATGGCTGTGGCTTATTGCTTACCGATAAATACCGTAACCTGCTAAACGGTATCGAACTGGCGCATTCGGTTACGGTTGATTACCATAAATCTTTCTTTCAGCCTGTGAGCAGCAGCGGTTTTCTGGTGCGTGACAAGCACTTTTTCAACCTGATTACGCACCATGCCGATTACTTAAACCCTAAAGATCATGATGACGATGGCCTGCCCAACCAGGTAAATAAATCGATACAAACTACCCGACGCTTCGACGCTTTAAAACTGTGGTTCACACTCCGCATGATGGGTCGCGATAAATTGGGCGGCTATTTTGATACCATTATTGAAACCGCAGCTGAAATAGCCAGCTTATTGCAGGCCGATCATGATATTGAACTTATGAACGAATCGGATATCAGTGCATTGGTATTCAGATACCGCCCTAAAAACGTGCAACTCGATGTATGCGCCATGAACCAATACATAAAAAAAACGATGTTTAATCAAGGTAAAGCCCTGGTGGCCGGCACTAAGATTAACCAGCAATTCTACCTCAAATTTACCCTACTAAACCCGCTTACTACCATCAGCGATATTGAAAACATCATTAAAATCATTAAAAAACATGGAAACGAATACGTTAGACTTAATCAAGCTTCAGCAGATTTCAGAAGAAACTAA
- a CDS encoding TonB-dependent receptor yields MKNLYLIAILICGFIITGKAQTITGKVIGETAPLSGANIKVQGKKSAVTTGADGSFELALSEGSHQLQVSYVGYVTVFQKVNLAKGQNVNLIINLSPTANMQEVVVVSARKPTKISEIPGTVWVVDGAKVQEQVKAGVPFKQALAQLIPSLDAGPEGRTNYGQNQRGRDALVMIDGVSLNSTRGVSRQFESIDPFNIERIEVLSGASAVYGGGATGGIINIITKKGQDSQPGFTTQVGVRSGLKEKSDHDVRVAQAISGGSKDWNGRIGIAFQKNNAAYGANGKQIFTDITQTDLQYNESFDFFGSTEFKLTDYQKLTVNAQYYNSGYRGDKDLFLGTNYAGLLSNASLLEMRNGYSSDVDPKTSRANINANYQASDILGGQTLYVQAAARNEQFSFHPFPGTAALPGVLYSGSSIQNTNYSALKLVLNKDWNKLNLTYGIDADNENFNAQQALFDRVKAATSGGLTNTTVATIARYPNFRVNGLSGFLQAQFKLADFLTLSGGVRQQRMFVKVGDFVGTAAAVPLAYGVGRNATAIAGGSNHYDVNLLNGGLVFKINAPQQAWFNYSQGFNLADPAKYYGQGTYTLAGTNWNLGNSINVGSSPLTGIKTDQYEAGYRYRTGVFNAQVAAFYALSDKNVKTNSTFNIEVYDEHVRNLGLEGSLSLNLKNGFEAGVNGLYIKTQKQNADGTWALQDVTVASPSKLAGYIGYNGKVFGLKAQVFHSFDSKGISTNLKEYELKGYTTVDLLGSVKIFTGSLSIGVQNLLNKNYQTVWSQRSSILYAALAKPETFYYAGRGRTYNVTYTLNY; encoded by the coding sequence ATGAAAAATCTATACTTAATTGCAATCCTTATCTGTGGGTTTATAATTACAGGTAAAGCTCAAACCATTACCGGCAAGGTAATAGGCGAAACTGCACCACTAAGTGGTGCTAATATTAAAGTGCAGGGCAAAAAATCTGCGGTTACTACTGGTGCAGATGGTAGTTTCGAACTTGCACTAAGCGAAGGTTCACATCAGCTACAGGTAAGTTATGTAGGCTATGTTACCGTATTTCAAAAAGTAAATTTAGCTAAAGGGCAAAATGTCAATTTAATCATCAACTTAAGCCCTACGGCCAACATGCAGGAGGTAGTAGTGGTATCGGCACGTAAACCAACCAAAATAAGTGAGATACCAGGTACCGTTTGGGTGGTTGATGGCGCAAAAGTGCAAGAGCAGGTTAAAGCAGGCGTGCCCTTTAAACAGGCTTTAGCCCAATTGATTCCGAGTTTAGATGCCGGACCCGAAGGCCGTACCAATTACGGTCAAAACCAGCGTGGCAGAGATGCATTGGTTATGATCGATGGTGTATCGCTCAACAGCACGCGTGGGGTAAGCCGTCAGTTCGAATCTATCGATCCGTTTAATATCGAAAGAATTGAGGTACTATCAGGCGCGAGTGCCGTTTACGGTGGCGGTGCAACCGGAGGTATTATCAACATCATTACCAAAAAAGGACAGGATAGTCAGCCAGGTTTTACTACGCAGGTTGGTGTACGCAGTGGTTTGAAAGAAAAAAGCGATCACGATGTTCGTGTTGCACAAGCTATTTCGGGTGGCAGTAAAGATTGGAATGGCCGGATTGGTATTGCTTTCCAGAAAAACAATGCAGCTTATGGAGCCAATGGGAAGCAGATTTTCACCGATATTACCCAAACTGATTTGCAGTACAACGAGTCTTTCGATTTTTTTGGAAGCACAGAATTTAAATTGACAGATTATCAAAAGTTAACGGTAAATGCGCAGTATTACAATTCGGGCTATCGTGGTGATAAAGACTTGTTTTTAGGTACTAACTACGCCGGCTTATTGTCAAATGCATCGCTTTTGGAGATGAGAAATGGTTATTCATCAGATGTTGATCCTAAAACAAGCCGCGCCAATATCAATGCTAACTATCAGGCCAGCGATATTTTGGGCGGACAAACCCTTTACGTGCAGGCTGCAGCCAGAAATGAGCAGTTTAGCTTTCACCCATTTCCGGGAACAGCGGCCTTACCAGGTGTGCTTTACAGTGGCTCATCAATCCAGAATACCAATTACAGTGCTTTAAAACTGGTGTTGAATAAAGACTGGAATAAATTAAACCTAACCTATGGTATTGATGCCGATAACGAAAATTTTAATGCACAGCAAGCGCTTTTCGATAGGGTAAAAGCGGCAACATCCGGCGGTTTAACCAATACCACGGTTGCTACTATTGCGCGTTATCCTAATTTTAGGGTAAATGGCTTATCGGGCTTTTTGCAGGCACAATTTAAGCTGGCCGATTTCTTAACCCTATCTGGTGGTGTTCGTCAGCAACGCATGTTTGTTAAGGTTGGTGATTTTGTAGGCACAGCAGCTGCTGTACCTTTGGCTTATGGTGTAGGCCGTAACGCTACTGCTATTGCGGGTGGAAGCAATCACTATGATGTTAATTTGCTTAATGGTGGTTTGGTATTTAAAATCAATGCACCTCAACAGGCCTGGTTTAACTATTCGCAAGGATTTAACCTGGCCGATCCGGCAAAATATTATGGTCAGGGAACTTATACGCTGGCAGGCACCAACTGGAATTTAGGTAACTCTATCAATGTAGGTAGTTCTCCGTTAACGGGTATTAAAACCGATCAGTACGAGGCTGGTTACCGTTACCGCACTGGTGTATTTAATGCGCAAGTGGCTGCTTTTTATGCTTTATCAGATAAAAATGTAAAAACCAACAGCACTTTCAATATCGAAGTGTATGATGAGCATGTAAGAAACCTTGGACTTGAAGGCTCGCTATCGCTTAACCTGAAAAATGGCTTCGAGGCTGGTGTAAATGGTTTGTATATCAAAACCCAAAAACAAAATGCCGATGGTACCTGGGCATTGCAGGATGTAACGGTGGCAAGTCCGTCTAAACTGGCTGGTTATATAGGTTATAACGGAAAAGTATTTGGCTTAAAAGCACAGGTTTTCCACTCATTCGATTCGAAAGGAATTTCTACTAATCTAAAAGAATACGAATTAAAAGGATATACCACGGTTGATTTATTGGGCTCAGTAAAAATATTTACCGGAAGCTTATCAATCGGTGTTCAAAACCTGTTGAACAAGAATTACCAAACAGTTTGGAGTCAGCGTTCATCAATTTTGTATGCTGCCTTGGCTAAACCCGAAACTTTTTATTATGCCGGCCGTGGCCGTACGTACAATGTAACATATACGCTTAATTATTAG
- a CDS encoding metallophosphoesterase: MKRKLNLIPLLIVAFMFFALNAYVLSGLGTLNQSTWLSPIFWVFIVGLTFALFYAIQQMRIQGINRFFQIVSHTFLIIFTAEVVFAIFLLLGDIYRFLFGITGSFNGGGFHLLARSNYWVDFAFVMFCLTIGLFAYGITQGKYAYRVIKHTLYFDDLPAAFDGFTLTQISDVHAGSFTNPKAVQKGIDLINAQKSDLFVFTGDLVNNISSEIVPYIGHFSQIKAPFGQFSVLGNHDYGDYVKWPSEAEKIKNLDQLKAYHKELGFKLLLDEHVELHKNGEKIILAGIENWGIGFGERGDLNKALANTTANDFKILLSHDPSHWDAQVKNYPSKIQLSLAGHTHGMQFGIEAFGIKWSPVKYRYKHWAGIKTENGRYLNVNRGFGFLGFSGRIGIWPEVTVIELKRNKH; this comes from the coding sequence ATGAAAAGAAAACTCAACCTCATCCCGCTCCTTATTGTAGCATTTATGTTTTTTGCCTTAAATGCATACGTTTTATCAGGTTTGGGCACTTTAAATCAATCTACCTGGCTTAGTCCTATCTTCTGGGTTTTTATTGTCGGCTTAACCTTTGCTTTGTTTTATGCCATCCAGCAAATGCGTATTCAGGGCATAAACCGCTTTTTTCAAATCGTAAGCCATACTTTCCTGATCATTTTTACTGCGGAAGTAGTTTTTGCGATCTTCTTGCTGCTAGGCGATATTTACCGTTTCCTGTTCGGAATTACGGGTAGCTTTAATGGTGGCGGTTTCCACCTTTTAGCCCGTAGCAATTATTGGGTCGATTTTGCTTTTGTAATGTTTTGCTTAACCATTGGATTATTTGCCTACGGCATTACCCAGGGGAAATATGCCTACAGGGTAATTAAACATACTTTGTATTTCGACGATCTGCCAGCAGCTTTCGATGGTTTTACCTTAACCCAAATTTCGGATGTGCACGCCGGCAGTTTTACTAACCCCAAAGCAGTACAAAAGGGCATTGATTTAATTAATGCACAAAAAAGCGATTTGTTTGTGTTTACGGGCGATTTGGTCAACAATATTTCCTCAGAGATTGTGCCTTACATTGGTCATTTCTCGCAAATAAAGGCACCTTTCGGACAGTTTTCGGTTTTGGGTAATCATGATTATGGCGATTATGTAAAATGGCCAAGCGAAGCGGAGAAGATCAAAAACCTCGATCAGTTAAAAGCTTACCATAAAGAGCTCGGCTTTAAGTTATTGCTGGATGAGCACGTAGAACTGCATAAGAATGGCGAAAAAATTATCCTGGCCGGGATAGAAAACTGGGGAATTGGTTTTGGCGAACGGGGCGATTTAAATAAAGCTTTGGCCAATACCACTGCCAATGATTTCAAAATTCTGCTCTCTCACGATCCTTCGCATTGGGATGCGCAGGTAAAAAATTATCCTTCAAAAATACAATTGTCGCTGGCTGGTCATACGCATGGCATGCAGTTTGGCATCGAGGCTTTTGGTATTAAATGGAGTCCGGTGAAATACCGCTACAAACATTGGGCAGGCATTAAAACCGAGAACGGTAGGTATTTAAACGTAAACCGTGGCTTTGGTTTCCTTGGCTTTTCTGGTCGGATTGGAATCTGGCCCGAGGTAACGGTGATTGAATTGAAGCGAAATAAACACTAA